The following are encoded together in the Nymphalis io chromosome 26, ilAglIoxx1.1, whole genome shotgun sequence genome:
- the LOC126778486 gene encoding uncharacterized protein LOC126778486 isoform X14 produces MVNIVIAGLPKNVKVPKFISFLEKAIFEDGVKARLINTTLIGSLKSITLNMRSNDARKARRYLDGLAYPYAGKEYHLECWSEDVKTYANPRDRAQGDNNKALPSNGTYSHSPEHAKSSYGIKEELERIDLRIDLLKKQRLLMAEENKLLLEKKKLEILQNIGPKDFERLANYEKACCRNDPAEITQLMVHSIPKTRKKNTNKLPNFNTPCKVILSEMKDVLSEYVNEENHDMLMSLIYSAIRKRIVIVLGGKTFMPAADIVHLYRIWYPCHTDTDLLHELTNTISQSCWPKQQSENAENNDESVEEYAEYAVESDNVTNETNKKMETNEEMKANEEVKTNEEVKTNEEVKTDEEVKTDEGVKTDEGVKTDEGVKKNEGVKTNEEVETNEEVETNEDVEMTKESETKDETDISKGPTINESGVNTSVNEIPLNKLTNIDDFVDMENDLDEWGEEDNSKKEVEEKDLSEVK; encoded by the exons ATGGTCAACATAGTAATTGCTGGACTGCCTAAAAAT GTAAAAGTACCTAAATTCATATCATTTCTGGAAAAAGCAATATTTGAGGATGGCGTTAAAGcaagattaataaatacaacacTTATTGGATCTTTAAAGTCTATAACATTGAATATGAGATCGAACGATGCACGCAAAGCTCGCAGATATTTAGATGGCTTAGCATATCCATACGCTGGGAAAGAGTATCATCTTGAATGTTGGAGTGAAGATGTTAAAACCTATGCAAATCCGAGAGACAGAGCGCAAGGTGACAACAACAAAGCATTACCATCCAATGGAACGTACTCCCATAGCCCTGAACATGCAAAAAGTTCTTATGGGATTAAGGAAGAATTGGAAAGGATTGAT CTCAGAATCGATTTACTTAAGAAACAGAGGCTATTGATGGCAGAGGAAAATAAACTGCTTCTTGAGAAAAAGAAATTAGAAATTTTGCAg AATATTGGCCCAAAGGATTTTGAACGTTTGGCTAATTATGAAAAAGCCTGTTGCCGTAACGATCCGGCCGAAATCACTCAACTTATGGTGCATTCAATACCAAAAACAAGGAAAAAGAATACGAACAAGCTACCGAATTTTAATACACCCTGCAAGGTAATTTTGTCTGAGATGAAAGATGTGCTTAGTGAATATGTCAACGAGGAGAACCATGACATGTTGATGTCGCTAATATATTCAGCAATCAGGAAGCGAATAGTGATCGTCCTAGGAGGCAAAACATTCATGCCAGCAGCGGATATTGTACATTTGTATAGAATATGGTATCCATGCCACACGGATACAGATCTGCTCCATGAATTGACAAACACGATTAGCCAGAGCTGTTGGCCTAAACAACAATCTGAGAATGCAGAAAACAATGATGAAAGCGTTGAAGAATATGCAG AGTATGCTGTTGAATCAGATAATGTgacaaatgaaacaaataaaaagatgGAAACAAATGAAGAGATGAAAGCAAATGAAGAGGTGAAAACAAATGAAGAGGTGAAAACAAATGAAGAG GTGAAAACAGATGAAGAGGTGAAAACAGATGAAGGGGTGAAAACAGATGAAGGGGTGAAAACAGATGAAGGGGTGAAAAAAAATGAAGGGGTAAAAACAAATGAAGAGGTAGAAACAAATGAAGAGGTGGAAACAAATGAAGACGTAGAAATGACTAAAGAGTCCGAAACAAAGGATGAGACAGATATAAGCAAAGGGCCGACAATAAATGAAAGTGGAGTAAACACTTCGGTCAATGAAAttccattaaataaattgacaaatattGATGATTTTGTTGATATGGAAAATGATTTGGACGAATGGGGGGAGGAAGATAATTCGAAG aagGAAGTGGAAGAAAAAGATTTAtcagaagtaaaataa
- the LOC126778486 gene encoding uncharacterized protein LOC126778486 isoform X1, giving the protein MVNIVIAGLPKNVKVPKFISFLEKAIFEDGVKARLINTTLIGSLKSITLNMRSNDARKARRYLDGLAYPYAGKEYHLECWSEDVKTYANPRDRAQGDNNKALPSNGTYSHSPEHAKSSYGIKEELERIDLRIDLLKKQRLLMAEENKLLLEKKKLEILQNIGPKDFERLANYEKACCRNDPAEITQLMVHSIPKTRKKNTNKLPNFNTPCKVILSEMKDVLSEYVNEENHDMLMSLIYSAIRKRIVIVLGGKTFMPAADIVHLYRIWYPCHTDTDLLHELTNTISQSCWPKQQSENAENNDESVEEYAEYAVESDNVTNETNKKMETNEEMKANEEVKTNEEVKTNEEVKTNEEVKTNEEVKTNEEVKTDEEVKTDEEVKTDEEVKTDEEVKTDEGVKTDEGVKTDEGVKKNEGVKTNEEVETNEEVETNEDVEMTKESETKDETDISKGPTINESGVNTSVNEIPLNKLTNIDDFVDMENDLDEWGEEDNSKKEVEEKDLSEVK; this is encoded by the exons ATGGTCAACATAGTAATTGCTGGACTGCCTAAAAAT GTAAAAGTACCTAAATTCATATCATTTCTGGAAAAAGCAATATTTGAGGATGGCGTTAAAGcaagattaataaatacaacacTTATTGGATCTTTAAAGTCTATAACATTGAATATGAGATCGAACGATGCACGCAAAGCTCGCAGATATTTAGATGGCTTAGCATATCCATACGCTGGGAAAGAGTATCATCTTGAATGTTGGAGTGAAGATGTTAAAACCTATGCAAATCCGAGAGACAGAGCGCAAGGTGACAACAACAAAGCATTACCATCCAATGGAACGTACTCCCATAGCCCTGAACATGCAAAAAGTTCTTATGGGATTAAGGAAGAATTGGAAAGGATTGAT CTCAGAATCGATTTACTTAAGAAACAGAGGCTATTGATGGCAGAGGAAAATAAACTGCTTCTTGAGAAAAAGAAATTAGAAATTTTGCAg AATATTGGCCCAAAGGATTTTGAACGTTTGGCTAATTATGAAAAAGCCTGTTGCCGTAACGATCCGGCCGAAATCACTCAACTTATGGTGCATTCAATACCAAAAACAAGGAAAAAGAATACGAACAAGCTACCGAATTTTAATACACCCTGCAAGGTAATTTTGTCTGAGATGAAAGATGTGCTTAGTGAATATGTCAACGAGGAGAACCATGACATGTTGATGTCGCTAATATATTCAGCAATCAGGAAGCGAATAGTGATCGTCCTAGGAGGCAAAACATTCATGCCAGCAGCGGATATTGTACATTTGTATAGAATATGGTATCCATGCCACACGGATACAGATCTGCTCCATGAATTGACAAACACGATTAGCCAGAGCTGTTGGCCTAAACAACAATCTGAGAATGCAGAAAACAATGATGAAAGCGTTGAAGAATATGCAG AGTATGCTGTTGAATCAGATAATGTgacaaatgaaacaaataaaaagatgGAAACAAATGAAGAGATGAAAGCAAATGAAGAGGTGAAAACAAATGAAGAGGTGAAAACAAATGAAGAGGTGAAAACAAATGAAGAGGTGAAAACAAATGAAGAGGTGAAAACAAATGAAGAGGTGAAAACAGATGAAGAGGTGAAAACAGATGAAGAGGTGAAAACAGATGAAGAGGTGAAAACAGATGAAGAGGTGAAAACAGATGAAGGGGTGAAAACAGATGAAGGGGTGAAAACAGATGAAGGGGTGAAAAAAAATGAAGGGGTAAAAACAAATGAAGAGGTAGAAACAAATGAAGAGGTGGAAACAAATGAAGACGTAGAAATGACTAAAGAGTCCGAAACAAAGGATGAGACAGATATAAGCAAAGGGCCGACAATAAATGAAAGTGGAGTAAACACTTCGGTCAATGAAAttccattaaataaattgacaaatattGATGATTTTGTTGATATGGAAAATGATTTGGACGAATGGGGGGAGGAAGATAATTCGAAG aagGAAGTGGAAGAAAAAGATTTAtcagaagtaaaataa
- the LOC126778486 gene encoding uncharacterized protein LOC126778486 isoform X3: MVNIVIAGLPKNVKVPKFISFLEKAIFEDGVKARLINTTLIGSLKSITLNMRSNDARKARRYLDGLAYPYAGKEYHLECWSEDVKTYANPRDRAQGDNNKALPSNGTYSHSPEHAKSSYGIKEELERIDLRIDLLKKQRLLMAEENKLLLEKKKLEILQNIGPKDFERLANYEKACCRNDPAEITQLMVHSIPKTRKKNTNKLPNFNTPCKVILSEMKDVLSEYVNEENHDMLMSLIYSAIRKRIVIVLGGKTFMPAADIVHLYRIWYPCHTDTDLLHELTNTISQSCWPKQQSENAENNDESVEEYAEYAVESDNVTNETNKKMETNEEMKANEEVKTNEEVKTNEEVKTNEEVKTNEEVKTNEEVKTDEEVKTDEEVKTDEEVKTDEEVKTDEGVKTDEGVKTDEGVETNEEVETNEDVEMTKESETKDETDISKGPTINESGVNTSVNEIPLNKLTNIDDFVDMENDLDEWGEEDNSKKEVEEKDLSEVK; encoded by the exons ATGGTCAACATAGTAATTGCTGGACTGCCTAAAAAT GTAAAAGTACCTAAATTCATATCATTTCTGGAAAAAGCAATATTTGAGGATGGCGTTAAAGcaagattaataaatacaacacTTATTGGATCTTTAAAGTCTATAACATTGAATATGAGATCGAACGATGCACGCAAAGCTCGCAGATATTTAGATGGCTTAGCATATCCATACGCTGGGAAAGAGTATCATCTTGAATGTTGGAGTGAAGATGTTAAAACCTATGCAAATCCGAGAGACAGAGCGCAAGGTGACAACAACAAAGCATTACCATCCAATGGAACGTACTCCCATAGCCCTGAACATGCAAAAAGTTCTTATGGGATTAAGGAAGAATTGGAAAGGATTGAT CTCAGAATCGATTTACTTAAGAAACAGAGGCTATTGATGGCAGAGGAAAATAAACTGCTTCTTGAGAAAAAGAAATTAGAAATTTTGCAg AATATTGGCCCAAAGGATTTTGAACGTTTGGCTAATTATGAAAAAGCCTGTTGCCGTAACGATCCGGCCGAAATCACTCAACTTATGGTGCATTCAATACCAAAAACAAGGAAAAAGAATACGAACAAGCTACCGAATTTTAATACACCCTGCAAGGTAATTTTGTCTGAGATGAAAGATGTGCTTAGTGAATATGTCAACGAGGAGAACCATGACATGTTGATGTCGCTAATATATTCAGCAATCAGGAAGCGAATAGTGATCGTCCTAGGAGGCAAAACATTCATGCCAGCAGCGGATATTGTACATTTGTATAGAATATGGTATCCATGCCACACGGATACAGATCTGCTCCATGAATTGACAAACACGATTAGCCAGAGCTGTTGGCCTAAACAACAATCTGAGAATGCAGAAAACAATGATGAAAGCGTTGAAGAATATGCAG AGTATGCTGTTGAATCAGATAATGTgacaaatgaaacaaataaaaagatgGAAACAAATGAAGAGATGAAAGCAAATGAAGAGGTGAAAACAAATGAAGAGGTGAAAACAAATGAAGAGGTGAAAACAAATGAAGAGGTGAAAACAAATGAAGAGGTGAAAACAAATGAAGAGGTGAAAACAGATGAAGAGGTGAAAACAGATGAAGAGGTGAAAACAGATGAAGAGGTGAAAACAGATGAAGAGGTGAAAACAGATGAAGGGGTGAAAACAGATGAAGGGGTGAAAACAGATGAAGGG GTAGAAACAAATGAAGAGGTGGAAACAAATGAAGACGTAGAAATGACTAAAGAGTCCGAAACAAAGGATGAGACAGATATAAGCAAAGGGCCGACAATAAATGAAAGTGGAGTAAACACTTCGGTCAATGAAAttccattaaataaattgacaaatattGATGATTTTGTTGATATGGAAAATGATTTGGACGAATGGGGGGAGGAAGATAATTCGAAG aagGAAGTGGAAGAAAAAGATTTAtcagaagtaaaataa
- the LOC126778486 gene encoding uncharacterized protein LOC126778486 isoform X2, translated as MVNIVIAGLPKNVKVPKFISFLEKAIFEDGVKARLINTTLIGSLKSITLNMRSNDARKARRYLDGLAYPYAGKEYHLECWSEDVKTYANPRDRAQGDNNKALPSNGTYSHSPEHAKSSYGIKEELERIDLRIDLLKKQRLLMAEENKLLLEKKKLEILQNIGPKDFERLANYEKACCRNDPAEITQLMVHSIPKTRKKNTNKLPNFNTPCKVILSEMKDVLSEYVNEENHDMLMSLIYSAIRKRIVIVLGGKTFMPAADIVHLYRIWYPCHTDTDLLHELTNTISQSCWPKQQSENAENNDESVEEYAEYAVESDNVTNETNKKMETNEEMKANEEVKTNEEVKTNEEVKTNEEVKTNEEVKTNEEVKTDEEVKTDEEVKTDEEVKTDEEVKTDEGVKTDEGVKTDEGVKKNEGVKTNEEVETNEEVETNEDVEMTKESETKDETDISKGPTINESGVNTSVNEIPLNKLTNIDDFVDMENDLDEWGEEDNSKEVEEKDLSEVK; from the exons ATGGTCAACATAGTAATTGCTGGACTGCCTAAAAAT GTAAAAGTACCTAAATTCATATCATTTCTGGAAAAAGCAATATTTGAGGATGGCGTTAAAGcaagattaataaatacaacacTTATTGGATCTTTAAAGTCTATAACATTGAATATGAGATCGAACGATGCACGCAAAGCTCGCAGATATTTAGATGGCTTAGCATATCCATACGCTGGGAAAGAGTATCATCTTGAATGTTGGAGTGAAGATGTTAAAACCTATGCAAATCCGAGAGACAGAGCGCAAGGTGACAACAACAAAGCATTACCATCCAATGGAACGTACTCCCATAGCCCTGAACATGCAAAAAGTTCTTATGGGATTAAGGAAGAATTGGAAAGGATTGAT CTCAGAATCGATTTACTTAAGAAACAGAGGCTATTGATGGCAGAGGAAAATAAACTGCTTCTTGAGAAAAAGAAATTAGAAATTTTGCAg AATATTGGCCCAAAGGATTTTGAACGTTTGGCTAATTATGAAAAAGCCTGTTGCCGTAACGATCCGGCCGAAATCACTCAACTTATGGTGCATTCAATACCAAAAACAAGGAAAAAGAATACGAACAAGCTACCGAATTTTAATACACCCTGCAAGGTAATTTTGTCTGAGATGAAAGATGTGCTTAGTGAATATGTCAACGAGGAGAACCATGACATGTTGATGTCGCTAATATATTCAGCAATCAGGAAGCGAATAGTGATCGTCCTAGGAGGCAAAACATTCATGCCAGCAGCGGATATTGTACATTTGTATAGAATATGGTATCCATGCCACACGGATACAGATCTGCTCCATGAATTGACAAACACGATTAGCCAGAGCTGTTGGCCTAAACAACAATCTGAGAATGCAGAAAACAATGATGAAAGCGTTGAAGAATATGCAG AGTATGCTGTTGAATCAGATAATGTgacaaatgaaacaaataaaaagatgGAAACAAATGAAGAGATGAAAGCAAATGAAGAGGTGAAAACAAATGAAGAGGTGAAAACAAATGAAGAGGTGAAAACAAATGAAGAGGTGAAAACAAATGAAGAGGTGAAAACAAATGAAGAGGTGAAAACAGATGAAGAGGTGAAAACAGATGAAGAGGTGAAAACAGATGAAGAGGTGAAAACAGATGAAGAGGTGAAAACAGATGAAGGGGTGAAAACAGATGAAGGGGTGAAAACAGATGAAGGGGTGAAAAAAAATGAAGGGGTAAAAACAAATGAAGAGGTAGAAACAAATGAAGAGGTGGAAACAAATGAAGACGTAGAAATGACTAAAGAGTCCGAAACAAAGGATGAGACAGATATAAGCAAAGGGCCGACAATAAATGAAAGTGGAGTAAACACTTCGGTCAATGAAAttccattaaataaattgacaaatattGATGATTTTGTTGATATGGAAAATGATTTGGACGAATGGGGGGAGGAAGATAATTCGAAG GAAGTGGAAGAAAAAGATTTAtcagaagtaaaataa
- the LOC126778486 gene encoding uncharacterized protein LOC126778486 isoform X7 — translation MVNIVIAGLPKNVKVPKFISFLEKAIFEDGVKARLINTTLIGSLKSITLNMRSNDARKARRYLDGLAYPYAGKEYHLECWSEDVKTYANPRDRAQGDNNKALPSNGTYSHSPEHAKSSYGIKEELERIDLRIDLLKKQRLLMAEENKLLLEKKKLEILQNIGPKDFERLANYEKACCRNDPAEITQLMVHSIPKTRKKNTNKLPNFNTPCKVILSEMKDVLSEYVNEENHDMLMSLIYSAIRKRIVIVLGGKTFMPAADIVHLYRIWYPCHTDTDLLHELTNTISQSCWPKQQSENAENNDESVEEYAEYAVESDNVTNETNKKMETNEEMKANEEVKTNEEVKTNEEVKTNEEVKTNEEVKTNEEVKTDEEVKTDEGVKTDEGVKTDEGVKKNEGVKTNEEVETNEEVETNEDVEMTKESETKDETDISKGPTINESGVNTSVNEIPLNKLTNIDDFVDMENDLDEWGEEDNSKKEVEEKDLSEVK, via the exons ATGGTCAACATAGTAATTGCTGGACTGCCTAAAAAT GTAAAAGTACCTAAATTCATATCATTTCTGGAAAAAGCAATATTTGAGGATGGCGTTAAAGcaagattaataaatacaacacTTATTGGATCTTTAAAGTCTATAACATTGAATATGAGATCGAACGATGCACGCAAAGCTCGCAGATATTTAGATGGCTTAGCATATCCATACGCTGGGAAAGAGTATCATCTTGAATGTTGGAGTGAAGATGTTAAAACCTATGCAAATCCGAGAGACAGAGCGCAAGGTGACAACAACAAAGCATTACCATCCAATGGAACGTACTCCCATAGCCCTGAACATGCAAAAAGTTCTTATGGGATTAAGGAAGAATTGGAAAGGATTGAT CTCAGAATCGATTTACTTAAGAAACAGAGGCTATTGATGGCAGAGGAAAATAAACTGCTTCTTGAGAAAAAGAAATTAGAAATTTTGCAg AATATTGGCCCAAAGGATTTTGAACGTTTGGCTAATTATGAAAAAGCCTGTTGCCGTAACGATCCGGCCGAAATCACTCAACTTATGGTGCATTCAATACCAAAAACAAGGAAAAAGAATACGAACAAGCTACCGAATTTTAATACACCCTGCAAGGTAATTTTGTCTGAGATGAAAGATGTGCTTAGTGAATATGTCAACGAGGAGAACCATGACATGTTGATGTCGCTAATATATTCAGCAATCAGGAAGCGAATAGTGATCGTCCTAGGAGGCAAAACATTCATGCCAGCAGCGGATATTGTACATTTGTATAGAATATGGTATCCATGCCACACGGATACAGATCTGCTCCATGAATTGACAAACACGATTAGCCAGAGCTGTTGGCCTAAACAACAATCTGAGAATGCAGAAAACAATGATGAAAGCGTTGAAGAATATGCAG AGTATGCTGTTGAATCAGATAATGTgacaaatgaaacaaataaaaagatgGAAACAAATGAAGAGATGAAAGCAAATGAAGAGGTGAAAACAAATGAAGAGGTGAAAACAAATGAAGAGGTGAAAACAAATGAAGAGGTGAAAACAAATGAAGAGGTGAAAACAAATGAAGAG GTGAAAACAGATGAAGAGGTGAAAACAGATGAAGGGGTGAAAACAGATGAAGGGGTGAAAACAGATGAAGGGGTGAAAAAAAATGAAGGGGTAAAAACAAATGAAGAGGTAGAAACAAATGAAGAGGTGGAAACAAATGAAGACGTAGAAATGACTAAAGAGTCCGAAACAAAGGATGAGACAGATATAAGCAAAGGGCCGACAATAAATGAAAGTGGAGTAAACACTTCGGTCAATGAAAttccattaaataaattgacaaatattGATGATTTTGTTGATATGGAAAATGATTTGGACGAATGGGGGGAGGAAGATAATTCGAAG aagGAAGTGGAAGAAAAAGATTTAtcagaagtaaaataa
- the LOC126778486 gene encoding uncharacterized protein LOC126778486 isoform X4 — translation MVNIVIAGLPKNVKVPKFISFLEKAIFEDGVKARLINTTLIGSLKSITLNMRSNDARKARRYLDGLAYPYAGKEYHLECWSEDVKTYANPRDRAQGDNNKALPSNGTYSHSPEHAKSSYGIKEELERIDLRIDLLKKQRLLMAEENKLLLEKKKLEILQNIGPKDFERLANYEKACCRNDPAEITQLMVHSIPKTRKKNTNKLPNFNTPCKVILSEMKDVLSEYVNEENHDMLMSLIYSAIRKRIVIVLGGKTFMPAADIVHLYRIWYPCHTDTDLLHELTNTISQSCWPKQQSENAENNDESVEEYAEYAVESDNVTNETNKKMETNEEMKANEEVKTNEEVKTNEEVKTNEEVKTNEEVKTDEEVKTDEEVKTDEEVKTDEGVKTDEGVKTDEGVKKNEGVKTNEEVETNEEVETNEDVEMTKESETKDETDISKGPTINESGVNTSVNEIPLNKLTNIDDFVDMENDLDEWGEEDNSKKEVEEKDLSEVK, via the exons ATGGTCAACATAGTAATTGCTGGACTGCCTAAAAAT GTAAAAGTACCTAAATTCATATCATTTCTGGAAAAAGCAATATTTGAGGATGGCGTTAAAGcaagattaataaatacaacacTTATTGGATCTTTAAAGTCTATAACATTGAATATGAGATCGAACGATGCACGCAAAGCTCGCAGATATTTAGATGGCTTAGCATATCCATACGCTGGGAAAGAGTATCATCTTGAATGTTGGAGTGAAGATGTTAAAACCTATGCAAATCCGAGAGACAGAGCGCAAGGTGACAACAACAAAGCATTACCATCCAATGGAACGTACTCCCATAGCCCTGAACATGCAAAAAGTTCTTATGGGATTAAGGAAGAATTGGAAAGGATTGAT CTCAGAATCGATTTACTTAAGAAACAGAGGCTATTGATGGCAGAGGAAAATAAACTGCTTCTTGAGAAAAAGAAATTAGAAATTTTGCAg AATATTGGCCCAAAGGATTTTGAACGTTTGGCTAATTATGAAAAAGCCTGTTGCCGTAACGATCCGGCCGAAATCACTCAACTTATGGTGCATTCAATACCAAAAACAAGGAAAAAGAATACGAACAAGCTACCGAATTTTAATACACCCTGCAAGGTAATTTTGTCTGAGATGAAAGATGTGCTTAGTGAATATGTCAACGAGGAGAACCATGACATGTTGATGTCGCTAATATATTCAGCAATCAGGAAGCGAATAGTGATCGTCCTAGGAGGCAAAACATTCATGCCAGCAGCGGATATTGTACATTTGTATAGAATATGGTATCCATGCCACACGGATACAGATCTGCTCCATGAATTGACAAACACGATTAGCCAGAGCTGTTGGCCTAAACAACAATCTGAGAATGCAGAAAACAATGATGAAAGCGTTGAAGAATATGCAG AGTATGCTGTTGAATCAGATAATGTgacaaatgaaacaaataaaaagatgGAAACAAATGAAGAGATGAAAGCAAATGAAGAGGTGAAAACAAATGAAGAGGTGAAAACAAATGAAGAGGTGAAAACAAATGAAGAGGTGAAAACAAATGAAGAG GTGAAAACAGATGAAGAGGTGAAAACAGATGAAGAGGTGAAAACAGATGAAGAGGTGAAAACAGATGAAGGGGTGAAAACAGATGAAGGGGTGAAAACAGATGAAGGGGTGAAAAAAAATGAAGGGGTAAAAACAAATGAAGAGGTAGAAACAAATGAAGAGGTGGAAACAAATGAAGACGTAGAAATGACTAAAGAGTCCGAAACAAAGGATGAGACAGATATAAGCAAAGGGCCGACAATAAATGAAAGTGGAGTAAACACTTCGGTCAATGAAAttccattaaataaattgacaaatattGATGATTTTGTTGATATGGAAAATGATTTGGACGAATGGGGGGAGGAAGATAATTCGAAG aagGAAGTGGAAGAAAAAGATTTAtcagaagtaaaataa
- the LOC126778486 gene encoding uncharacterized protein LOC126778486 isoform X11: MVNIVIAGLPKNVKVPKFISFLEKAIFEDGVKARLINTTLIGSLKSITLNMRSNDARKARRYLDGLAYPYAGKEYHLECWSEDVKTYANPRDRAQGDNNKALPSNGTYSHSPEHAKSSYGIKEELERIDLRIDLLKKQRLLMAEENKLLLEKKKLEILQNIGPKDFERLANYEKACCRNDPAEITQLMVHSIPKTRKKNTNKLPNFNTPCKVILSEMKDVLSEYVNEENHDMLMSLIYSAIRKRIVIVLGGKTFMPAADIVHLYRIWYPCHTDTDLLHELTNTISQSCWPKQQSENAENNDESVEEYAEYAVESDNVTNETNKKMETNEEMKANEEVKTNEEVKTNEEVKTNEEVKTNEEVKTDEEVKTDEGVKTDEGVKTDEGVKKNEGVKTNEEVETNEEVETNEDVEMTKESETKDETDISKGPTINESGVNTSVNEIPLNKLTNIDDFVDMENDLDEWGEEDNSKKEVEEKDLSEVK, from the exons ATGGTCAACATAGTAATTGCTGGACTGCCTAAAAAT GTAAAAGTACCTAAATTCATATCATTTCTGGAAAAAGCAATATTTGAGGATGGCGTTAAAGcaagattaataaatacaacacTTATTGGATCTTTAAAGTCTATAACATTGAATATGAGATCGAACGATGCACGCAAAGCTCGCAGATATTTAGATGGCTTAGCATATCCATACGCTGGGAAAGAGTATCATCTTGAATGTTGGAGTGAAGATGTTAAAACCTATGCAAATCCGAGAGACAGAGCGCAAGGTGACAACAACAAAGCATTACCATCCAATGGAACGTACTCCCATAGCCCTGAACATGCAAAAAGTTCTTATGGGATTAAGGAAGAATTGGAAAGGATTGAT CTCAGAATCGATTTACTTAAGAAACAGAGGCTATTGATGGCAGAGGAAAATAAACTGCTTCTTGAGAAAAAGAAATTAGAAATTTTGCAg AATATTGGCCCAAAGGATTTTGAACGTTTGGCTAATTATGAAAAAGCCTGTTGCCGTAACGATCCGGCCGAAATCACTCAACTTATGGTGCATTCAATACCAAAAACAAGGAAAAAGAATACGAACAAGCTACCGAATTTTAATACACCCTGCAAGGTAATTTTGTCTGAGATGAAAGATGTGCTTAGTGAATATGTCAACGAGGAGAACCATGACATGTTGATGTCGCTAATATATTCAGCAATCAGGAAGCGAATAGTGATCGTCCTAGGAGGCAAAACATTCATGCCAGCAGCGGATATTGTACATTTGTATAGAATATGGTATCCATGCCACACGGATACAGATCTGCTCCATGAATTGACAAACACGATTAGCCAGAGCTGTTGGCCTAAACAACAATCTGAGAATGCAGAAAACAATGATGAAAGCGTTGAAGAATATGCAG AGTATGCTGTTGAATCAGATAATGTgacaaatgaaacaaataaaaagatgGAAACAAATGAAGAGATGAAAGCAAATGAAGAGGTGAAAACAAATGAAGAGGTGAAAACAAATGAAGAGGTGAAAACAAATGAAGAGGTGAAAACAAATGAAGAG GTGAAAACAGATGAAGAGGTGAAAACAGATGAAGGGGTGAAAACAGATGAAGGGGTGAAAACAGATGAAGGGGTGAAAAAAAATGAAGGGGTAAAAACAAATGAAGAGGTAGAAACAAATGAAGAGGTGGAAACAAATGAAGACGTAGAAATGACTAAAGAGTCCGAAACAAAGGATGAGACAGATATAAGCAAAGGGCCGACAATAAATGAAAGTGGAGTAAACACTTCGGTCAATGAAAttccattaaataaattgacaaatattGATGATTTTGTTGATATGGAAAATGATTTGGACGAATGGGGGGAGGAAGATAATTCGAAG aagGAAGTGGAAGAAAAAGATTTAtcagaagtaaaataa